From Styela clava chromosome 6, kaStyClav1.hap1.2, whole genome shotgun sequence, one genomic window encodes:
- the LOC120331750 gene encoding fibrinogen C domain-containing protein 1-like, which produces MRQFIVYITFGIMMQYITSAEKIRFCDEVSSCLASQQTNDVEAPLVLSRNTLNKDGNSGFVDYELINAKILEQITEAEQRLDVKLSRLEAKLAQLKDGSLPRSCRDIQTSVQESSNEKVYNISLSALPRSTDVSCDQTTDGGGWIVFQRRVDGSEDFYRNWDDYVEGFGNKDKEFWLGLENIHNIVKRGNHELRIDMEDWEGNTSYAKYGSFYVGDSSNNYRLTIGEYSGNAGDALGNYQHQNMQFTTKDADHDTHQWGNCAQLYHGAFWYGTCHNANLNGLYVQGGQSYQRAVATIWHPWKGHFYSLKSVEMKMREKI; this is translated from the exons ATGCGGCAGTTTATAGTTTACATCACATTTGGCATCATGATGCAATATATCACATCTGCAGAAAAGATTCGTTTTTGCGACGAAGTCTCCAGCTGTCTTGCATCTCAACAAACAAATGATGTAGAGGCGCCGCTTGTTTTGTCAAGGAATACTCTGAACAAAGATGGCAACTCTGGATTTGTAGATTACGAATTAATCAACGCTAAAATCTTGGAACAAATCACAG AAGCTGAGCAGCGATTGGATGTAAAACTATCCCGACTAGAAGCTAAACTTGCCCAGTTAAAAG ATGGCAGCCTTCCTAGAAGCTGTCGGGATATTCAAACTTCAGTTCAAGAATCTTCCAACGAAAAAGTTTATAACATTTCTCTTTCGGCATTGCCTCGAAGCACTGATGTCTCTTGTGATCAAACCACAGACGGAGGCGGGTGGATT GTATTCCAACGAAGAGTAGATGGCTCAGAAGATTTTTATCGGAATTGGGATGATTACGTTGAAGGTTTTGGCAACAAAGACAAAGAATTTTGGCTTG gtttagaaaatattcataacattGTGAAACGCGGAAATCATGAGCTCAGAATCGACATGGAAGACTGGGAAGGCAACACATCATACGCAAAATATGG ATCATTTTACGTCGGAGATTCATCCAACAACTATCGCTTAACTATCGGAGAATATAGTGGAAACGCAGGAGATGCACTTGGTAATTATCAGCATCAAAATATGCAGTTCACGACCAAAGATGCTGATCATGACACACATCAATGGGGAAACTGTGCCCAACTGTATCACGGAGCATTTTGGTACGGAACGTGTCACAACGCAAACTTGAACGGACTCTACGTTCAAGGAGGACAAAGTTATCAGCGAGCCGTTGCTACAATATGGCACCCATGGAAAGGGCATTTTTACTCCTTAAAATCTGTAGAGATGAAGATGAGAGAAAAAATTTGa
- the LOC120331719 gene encoding bile acid-sensitive ion channel-like isoform X1 translates to MSEKMQTKRRTAWEVTVDFTRRTTCHGLDQVTEDGRPIVLRVAWFIAILGLFGGLCWQLTVRVQEYMSWATDTELHEEFDSFVEFPAVSICNYNRFFNITSHEELAAVDGLIRISSPVRRVHNDAAWEKKIRDYYKNDSHIPFLSKEVDDKGWPLNEKTISKCLFTQKTCSHKDFKPFVTQMGRCFTFTSKEKLVQSVPGSGHGLLLSLNIMQDYYSEHPEYGRPEAGIKVHIHEHNEPPMVEEFGVAVPAGHMGHLVIKKEERKLMHKPWGICNPSPKKMTYTDDYTFSECMTECRVQHIVEKCGCKPYWSPTAEKAQECDVWQILKCGGAAEADSLALTPINCSCDQSCHSIIYNHKLSYATFPGIEVGEILAESEHDEEMQKKIDEGDIDSQIKVMGTELNLTLLDPYRLKLGSFRENHLMLDVYFESLSFTKIIQSKKVGEMSLASDFGGLLGLWLGISVVTVLEFFQFIIQLCANYSRPDTTNKRGRMGGNGSTKSMKTKQKVNPTVITVNELDEEPSEEGNGFTFLNLESGFTYDNFSEV, encoded by the exons atgtcagaGAAAATGCAAACTAAACGCAGGACGGCTTGGGAAGTAACAGTTGATTTTACGAGACGAACAACATGTCATGGACTTGATCAAGTGACAGAAGACGGAAGACCTATTGTATTGag AGTCGCATGGTTCATAGCCATCCTGGGACTTTTTGGTGGATTATGCTGGCAGTTGACAGTTCGAGTTCAAGAATATATGTCGTGGGCAACAGATACTGAATTACACGAGGAATTTGATTCATTTGTTGAGTTCCCAGCGGTTTCCATCTGCAATTATAACAG GTTTTTCAACATAACCAGTCACGAAGAACTGGCTGCCGTGGATGGGCTTATCCGGATTTCATCTCCGGTTAGAAGAGTACACAACGATGCTGCGTGGGAAAAGAAAATACgagattattacaaaaatgatTCTCATATCCCATTTTTAAGTAAAGAAGTTGATGATAAAGGGTGGCCATTGAACGAAAAAACTATTTCCAAATGTCTGTTTACTCAGAAAACCTGCAGTCATAAG GACTTCAAGCCGTTTGTAACTCAAATGGGACGATGTTTTACATTCACGTCGAAAGAAAAACTCGTGCAAAGTGTTCCAGGAAGTGGACACGGATTACTATTATCATTAAATATCATGCAG GATTACTATTCCGAGCATCCTGAATATGGAAGACCTGAAGCCGGTATAAAAGTACATATTCATGAACACAACGAGCCACCAATGGTTGAAGAATTCGGAGTTGCAGTACCTGCTGGACATATGGGACATCTGGTTATAAAAAAGGAGGAG CGAAAGTTGATGCACAAACCGTGGGGAATTTGCAACCCAAGTCCAAAGAAGATGACTTACACTGACGATTATACTTTCAGTGAATGCATGACAGAATGCAG AGTGCAGCATATTGTCGAGAAATGTGGTTGCAAACCATACTGGTCTCCTACTGCAGAAAAGGCACAAGAGTGCGATGTTTGGCAAATATTGAAATGCGGCGGAGCAGCAGAAG CCGATTCTCTGGCGTTAACTCCAATAAACTGCAGCTGTGACCAATCCTGCCATTCTATAATATACAACCATAAACTGTCTTACGCAACTTTTCCTGGTATTGAAGTTGGTGAAATACTTGCGGAATCTGAGCATGACGAGGAAATGCAGAAGAAAATAGATGAAGGTGATATTG ATTCACAAATTAAGGTAATGGGGACCGAATTAAATCTAACACTACTGGATCCGTACAGGTTAAAACTGGGTAGTTTCAGAGAAAATCATTTGATGTTGGATGTATACTTTGAGTCCCTGTCtttcacaaaaataattcaGTCAAAAAAAGTCGGAGAGATGAGCTTGGCAA GTGACTTCGGCGGATTACTTGGATTATGGCTTGGGATTAGCGTCGTAACGGTGCTagaattttttcagtttattattCAGTTGTGCGCAAATTATTCCCGCCCAGATACCACGAACAAACGAGGAAGAATGGGTGGAAATGGGTCAACCAAGTCAATGAAAACCAAG CAAAAGGTAAACCCAACTGTTATAACAGTAAACGAACTAGACGAAGAACCGTCAGAAGAAGGCAATGGCttcacatttttaaatttagaatcGGGATTCACATACGACAATTTTAGCGaagtttaa
- the LOC120331719 gene encoding bile acid-sensitive ion channel-like isoform X2, protein MSEKMQTKRRTAWEVTVDFTRRTTCHGLDQVTEDGRPIVLRVAWFIAILGLFGGLCWQLTVRVQEYMSWATDTELHEEFDSFVEFPAVSICNYNRFFNITSHEELAAVDGLIRISSPVRRVHNDAAWEKKIRDYYKNDSHIPFLSKEVDDKGWPLNEKTISKCLFTQKTCSHKDFKPFVTQMGRCFTFTSKEKLVQSVPGSGHGLLLSLNIMQDYYSEHPEYGRPEAGIKVHIHEHNEPPMVEEFGVAVPAGHMGHLVIKKEERKLMHKPWGICNPSPKKMTYTDDYTFSECMTECRVQHIVEKCGCKPYWSPTAEKAQECDVWQILKCGGAAEADSLALTPINCSCDQSCHSIIYNHKLSYATFPGIEVGEILAESEHDEEMQKKIDEDSQIKVMGTELNLTLLDPYRLKLGSFRENHLMLDVYFESLSFTKIIQSKKVGEMSLASDFGGLLGLWLGISVVTVLEFFQFIIQLCANYSRPDTTNKRGRMGGNGSTKSMKTKQKVNPTVITVNELDEEPSEEGNGFTFLNLESGFTYDNFSEV, encoded by the exons atgtcagaGAAAATGCAAACTAAACGCAGGACGGCTTGGGAAGTAACAGTTGATTTTACGAGACGAACAACATGTCATGGACTTGATCAAGTGACAGAAGACGGAAGACCTATTGTATTGag AGTCGCATGGTTCATAGCCATCCTGGGACTTTTTGGTGGATTATGCTGGCAGTTGACAGTTCGAGTTCAAGAATATATGTCGTGGGCAACAGATACTGAATTACACGAGGAATTTGATTCATTTGTTGAGTTCCCAGCGGTTTCCATCTGCAATTATAACAG GTTTTTCAACATAACCAGTCACGAAGAACTGGCTGCCGTGGATGGGCTTATCCGGATTTCATCTCCGGTTAGAAGAGTACACAACGATGCTGCGTGGGAAAAGAAAATACgagattattacaaaaatgatTCTCATATCCCATTTTTAAGTAAAGAAGTTGATGATAAAGGGTGGCCATTGAACGAAAAAACTATTTCCAAATGTCTGTTTACTCAGAAAACCTGCAGTCATAAG GACTTCAAGCCGTTTGTAACTCAAATGGGACGATGTTTTACATTCACGTCGAAAGAAAAACTCGTGCAAAGTGTTCCAGGAAGTGGACACGGATTACTATTATCATTAAATATCATGCAG GATTACTATTCCGAGCATCCTGAATATGGAAGACCTGAAGCCGGTATAAAAGTACATATTCATGAACACAACGAGCCACCAATGGTTGAAGAATTCGGAGTTGCAGTACCTGCTGGACATATGGGACATCTGGTTATAAAAAAGGAGGAG CGAAAGTTGATGCACAAACCGTGGGGAATTTGCAACCCAAGTCCAAAGAAGATGACTTACACTGACGATTATACTTTCAGTGAATGCATGACAGAATGCAG AGTGCAGCATATTGTCGAGAAATGTGGTTGCAAACCATACTGGTCTCCTACTGCAGAAAAGGCACAAGAGTGCGATGTTTGGCAAATATTGAAATGCGGCGGAGCAGCAGAAG CCGATTCTCTGGCGTTAACTCCAATAAACTGCAGCTGTGACCAATCCTGCCATTCTATAATATACAACCATAAACTGTCTTACGCAACTTTTCCTGGTATTGAAGTTGGTGAAATACTTGCGGAATCTGAGCATGACGAGGAAATGCAGAAGAAAATAGATGAAG ATTCACAAATTAAGGTAATGGGGACCGAATTAAATCTAACACTACTGGATCCGTACAGGTTAAAACTGGGTAGTTTCAGAGAAAATCATTTGATGTTGGATGTATACTTTGAGTCCCTGTCtttcacaaaaataattcaGTCAAAAAAAGTCGGAGAGATGAGCTTGGCAA GTGACTTCGGCGGATTACTTGGATTATGGCTTGGGATTAGCGTCGTAACGGTGCTagaattttttcagtttattattCAGTTGTGCGCAAATTATTCCCGCCCAGATACCACGAACAAACGAGGAAGAATGGGTGGAAATGGGTCAACCAAGTCAATGAAAACCAAG CAAAAGGTAAACCCAACTGTTATAACAGTAAACGAACTAGACGAAGAACCGTCAGAAGAAGGCAATGGCttcacatttttaaatttagaatcGGGATTCACATACGACAATTTTAGCGaagtttaa